The following proteins come from a genomic window of Lemur catta isolate mLemCat1 chromosome 4, mLemCat1.pri, whole genome shotgun sequence:
- the IL1B gene encoding interleukin-1 beta, with protein MAAVPEPASEMMAYYSGNEDDLFFEADGPKQMKCSFQDLDLCLSDGGIQLHISRQHYNKSFRQVVSVIVAVEKLRNKPVLCPKAFQEGDLSTFFPFIFEEEPIIFDSWDDGFVCDAPVRSLNCTLQDTQQKCLVMSGPYQLKALHLQGQDLNQQVVFSMSFVQGEENNDKIPVALGLKDKNLYLSCVMKDGRPTLQLESVDSKSYPKRKMEKRFVFNKIEIKNKLEFESAQFPNWYISTSQAQNMPIFLGNTKGGQDITDFTVHFLSS; from the exons ATGGCAGCAGTACCTGAACCCGCCAGCGAAATGATGGCTTACTACAG TGGCAATGAGGATGACCTGTTCTTTGAAGCTGATGGCCCCAAACAGATGAAG TGCTCCTTCCAAGACCTGGACCTCTGCCTTTCGGATGGCGGCATCCAGCTACACATCTCCCGCCAGCACTACAACAAGAGCTTCAGGCAGGTCGTGTCGGTCATCGTGGCTGTGGAGAAGCTGAGGAACAAGCCAGTTCTCTGCCCCAAGGCCTTCCAGGAGGGCGACCTGAGCACTTTCTTTCCCTTCATCTTTGAAGAAG AGCCCATCATCTTCGACTCGTGGGACGACGGCTTTGTGTGTGATGCGCCCGTACGATCACTGAACTGCACACTCCAGGACACACAACAAAAATGCCTGGTGATGTCTGGCCCCTATCAGCTGAAGGCCCTCCACCTCCAGGGACAGGATCTGAACCAACAAG TGGTGTTCTCCATGAGTTTTGtgcaaggagaagaaaataatgacaaaataccTGTGGCCTTGGGCCTGAAGGACAAGAATCTGTACCTGTCCTGTGTGATGAAGGATGGCCGGCCCACCCTGCAGCTGGAG AGTGTGGACTCCAAAAGTTACCCAAAGAGGAAGATGGAAAAGCGATTTGTCTTCAAcaagatagaaatcaaaaacaaGCTGGAATTTGAGTCTGCCCAGTTCCCCAACTGGTACATCAGCACCTCTCAAGCGCAAAACATGCCCATCTTCCTGGGAAACACCAAAGGCGGCCAGGATATAACTGACTTCACCGTGCACTTCTTGTCTTCCTAA